The following coding sequences lie in one Odocoileus virginianus isolate 20LAN1187 ecotype Illinois chromosome 13, Ovbor_1.2, whole genome shotgun sequence genomic window:
- the LOC110136424 gene encoding diablo IAP-binding mitochondrial protein: MAALQSWLSRSVSSLFRYRQCVPVVANFKKRCFSELIRPWHKTVAVGFGVTLCAVPIAQKPEPHSLSNDTLMRRAVSLVTVSTSTFLSQTTYALIEAITEYTKAVYTLISLYRQYTSLLGKMNSQEEDEVWQVIIGARVEMTSKQQEYLKLETTWMTAVSLSEMAAEAAYQTDLTQRLTAL, from the coding sequence ATGGCGGCTCTACAGAGTTGGCTTTCTCGGAGCGTATCCTCGCTTTTCAGGTACAGACAGTGTGTTCCTGTCGTGGCTAACTTTAAGAAGCGCTGTTTCTCGGAATTGATAAGACCATGGCACAAAACGGTGGCTGTGGGATTCGGGGTCACTCTGTGTGCAGTCCCTATTGCCCAGAAACCGGAGCCTCATTCTCTTAGTAACGATACATTAATGAGGAGGGCTGTGTCTTTGGTAACAGTTAGCACCTCTACCTTTCTCTCTCAGACCACATATGCATTGATTGAAGCAATCACTGAATATACTAAGGCTGTTTATACCTTAATTTCTCTGTACCGACAATACACAAGTTTACTTGGGAAAATGAATTCACAGGAGGAAGATGAAGTATGGCAGGTGATTATAGGAGCCAGAGTTGAGATGACTTCAAAACAGCAAGAGTACCTGAAGTTGGAAACCACCTGGATGACTGCCGTCAGTCTTTCAGAGATGGCAGCAGAAGCTGCCTACCAAACTGATTTAACCCAGAGACTGACTGCACTGTAG